From the genome of Streptomyces ficellus:
TGCCGCTTCCTCGGGGTCGCCGACCCGCGCATCCCCCGCGAACTGGCCCGCGACTTCGACGACCTGACGACGCTCACCGCCCACAACCGGGGAATGACGCTGACCGTCGCCTTCGACCACGGCGGACGCCGGGACATCGTCGAAGCCGCGAGGTCGCTGATCCGCAGCGGAACGCCGGCCGACGAAGTGACCGAGCGGCTCTTCGCGGACCACCTGCCGTTCCCGGACACCCCCGACGTGGACCTCGTCATCCGCACCTCCGGCGAGCAGCGCATCTCCAACTTCATGCTCTGGCAGGTCGCCTACGCGGAGTGGATCTTCCCCGAGGTGCTCTGGCCGGACTTCCGGGCCCCCGACTTCCTCGCCTGCCTGCACACCTACCGGCGCCGCGACCGACGCTTCGGCGGCGTGGCGCCCCGGACGGACGGAGACCCATCATGACGACCGGAACCACGGGAACGGCCGACGAGGCACCCCTGTTCGGCCCGGAATCGCAGTTCCACGCCTTCTTCGACGACCCGCGCTGGGCTCTGGCCATGATCCGCGCCACGGTGCTGGAAGCCGCCCACCCGCAGATCGGCGCCGCCCTCGTCGACAACTCGACCTTTGTCGCCCATCCCTGGCGACGGCTGCGCAACACTTTCCTCAGCATGCGGCGCATGTTCGGCGCCGATCCGGCGGTACGCGAACGGGAGGCCGCCCGGCTCAACCGGCTGCACGCCCGCATGAGCGGCTCCGACTCGCGTGGCCGCGCGTACGACGCCATGGACCGCGCGGCCCGCGCCTGGGTGGTCGCCACCCTCTTCGAGAGCGCCGTCACCATGTGCCGGCTGAGCGGCCAGCCGCTCGACCAGGACACGATGGAGCGGATGTACGCGGAGTACCGGCTGTTCCTCGCCGCGCTCGACGGCGACGCCGGGGAACTCCCCGTCGACCTCCACCACTTCTGGCGGTACTTCGACCGGATCGTCGAGGACGAGTTGGAGAACACCGAGGCGGCCCGCGTCATCCTCTACCGGCTCTTCGACCACCTGCCCGCGCCGGCGCTGCTCGACGGCGCGCCGACGCTGTGGGCGGCCGGCCGGGCCGTCGCCGGGCCGCTCCTCGGCGCGATCACCGTCGCCTCGCTTCCCGAGCCGTACCGGCGCCGGGCCGGGCTGCCGGAGATGCCCGGCGCGACGACCGTCATGCAGGGCGCCTACCTCGCCGCCGGGCTGGCCCGCTTCCTCCCCGCGGGCTGGATCAACGCCGAGGGCATCATCGAACTGCTCTCGCTCTCGCCCGACAGCGACGACCCCCGGGCCCGTAGCGTGGCCGCCCTGCGCGACCGCATGAAGCGGGCGTCGGCCCTGCTCCGCCTCCTCTCACCACTCGGCGCCGACCCCGACTCCGACTCCGGCCACGCCGCCGCACCTTCGGCGGGCCGGCAGAAGGGCGGGCGGTCGGCGGAGGAGTTCTTCCGCCAGGTGCTGGACCAGACCGGCGACGGCCTCCTCGACTGGCCGGACCTCGCCGCCATGGCCCGCGAACTCTCCACCCGCCTCGATCTGGACGAACCCGCGGAGACCCGGCTCTACGACGCCTTCGCGGCCTGGTGGCGCGAGCTCCAGGCCGCTCTCGACACGGACGGCGACGGCCGCGTCAGCGCCGACGAGTACGCCGCCGCCGTCCCCTCCCTCGCCGGACCCGCGCTCATCCGCGTCGCCGAGGTGCTCTTCGACGCCACCGACAGGGACGGCAGCGGGTCCATCGACGCGGACGAGTACCGCACCCTCTTCCGCACCGCCTTCCACCGCGACCTGACCGTCACCGACGGCACCTACGGCCGGAGCGCGTTCGTGGGCGACTTCGTCTCGTTCATGTCGGGCCGCCGCACGAGCACCCCGTACGACCCCCTCCTCGCCGACGCCTAGGGTCTTTCGTTCGGAGCAGGCCTGCACGGGGGAGTGGCGCGGCGTTGGGTGCACGGGGGACGTCGGCGATCGACGCGTGCATACGTTCCGATCTGGAGGCACTGGCGGTGGAACGGAGCGGCGTCGTCCCTCTGGCACGGGCGCTGGCGGGGGGCGGGGTGGGGGTGGGCGGTGTGGCGAGAAGGTGGGTCAGGGGCGCTCGATCCGCGCGGCGTCGTCCTCGAGGTCGGCGACGGTCCCTGACATGATCGTGCGTACGTTCCTGGTGATGTGCTGCACGGACCAGTCCCACCACGCCACGGCGAGAATCCGGGCGACGTCCGCGGCGTCGTACCGCGTACGGATGACCCGGGCGGGGTTGCCGCCGACGATGCCGTAGTCGGGAACGTCACCCGTGACCACGGAACCGGCGGCGATGATCGCGCCGTGACCGATGCGTACACCGGGCATGACGGTGGCGCCGTGGCCGAACCACACGTCGTTGCCGACGATCGTGTCGCCCCGGCCCGGCAGGCCGGTGATCAGGTCGAAGTGCTCCGTCCACGAGCTCCCCATGGTGGGGAACCGGAAGGTGAACGGTCCGTCAGTACGGTGGTTGGCGCCGTTCATGTCCCCAGCACGCAGTACTTGCCGATGACGAGCTGCTCGGGACCGTAGTGGTAGAGCACGTTGCGCGTCTCGAACGCGGTCGAGTCGTCCGGTGATCTGACCAACTCAACCGTGAGATTCAGGACTCCCTGGTCGTACAGCCGTCGATCCCGGTGGTCCTGATGGCCGCCTCGTTCCACTCCGAACAGGCTGGGCGGGCCCAGGCGCGGCTGTGGGCGGACCGGTACGCCCAGTGCGAGATCCTCGTCGAGCGTGCCGTCGGGCGCGGCGAACTCCCCGCCGGCCCCACCGATGCGCGAGCCTGCTGATCGCCGCCACCGCGCCGCTCTACCACCAGGTCGTGCTCATGCGCGCCACCCCGGACCCCCGGCTCCCGGAACGCGCAGCGGAAGCCGCGGTCCTGGCGGCTGCCGCCGGCGCCTTCTCCGTCCGCCGGGAGGGGAGTGCGTGATCGCAGCGGCAGCGACGCGAACGTGAACGCACTCGGACCCGCAGGGGCGCTGCCGGTCGATCGGCCACGCCTGCGTCGGTCGGGGCCCGTGTCAGCGAGCCGTGCGGCGTGCAGCACCCGGCCGTCGCCGACTTCGACGTGTACGTGGCTCCGGTTGGCGGTCCCGCGCGTGCGGCAGCGACAGGCGGTGAAGTGCACCGACTGGTGGCAGGCGACGCACGGGGCCGCGCCGTCGGGCCGGCGGCCAACCGCCCCGGCGGCCACCGGCGCGCCTTCCTGCACCAGCCGCGCGCCTGCGCCGACGGGCTTCTTCACCTACATGCCGACGTGGCCCTCGGACCGCGCCGCCGACCGCCGGCCGAGCCAAGGACCTGTTCCGCACACTGTCGGTCAGCCGTGCAACCATCGGCTGCGTTGCGGTGTCTTCACACTGTGCAGAAGATCAACTTGGGCCTTACGGCGACCACGACAGCAGCGGTACTCGCGCTCCTCGACGTCACCACACCCATGCCCGCGCTCGCTGACGACAGCCCGCCGCCCCGGGCCGCTACGGCCGAGGCGACGATGAAGACCGGCGTGGTGTGGAACGACCCCACCGCCGGTGCCGCGAGGCAGTACGCGATACGCGATCACCTGGTCAAGCTCATCGACGGCGCGACGGTCGGGTCCGACATCAAGATCTCCGCGTACGTGCTGGGAGGGCGGAACGAACCGGACGGGACCAACAAGCTGCGGGACAGCCTGGTCAACGCCCACCACCGCGGGGTGAACGTCCAGCTCATCCTGGATAGTGAGAGC
Proteins encoded in this window:
- the uppS gene encoding polyprenyl diphosphate synthase translates to MHVACVMDGNGRWAQRRSLPRTAGHQAAEAAIIDVIEAARAAGVGWLSLYAFSTENWGRPGTEVDYLLRLVRRVVRKHAPLLLARGIRCRFLGVADPRIPRELARDFDDLTTLTAHNRGMTLTVAFDHGGRRDIVEAARSLIRSGTPADEVTERLFADHLPFPDTPDVDLVIRTSGEQRISNFMLWQVAYAEWIFPEVLWPDFRAPDFLACLHTYRRRDRRFGGVAPRTDGDPS
- a CDS encoding oxygenase MpaB family protein, with protein sequence MTTGTTGTADEAPLFGPESQFHAFFDDPRWALAMIRATVLEAAHPQIGAALVDNSTFVAHPWRRLRNTFLSMRRMFGADPAVREREAARLNRLHARMSGSDSRGRAYDAMDRAARAWVVATLFESAVTMCRLSGQPLDQDTMERMYAEYRLFLAALDGDAGELPVDLHHFWRYFDRIVEDELENTEAARVILYRLFDHLPAPALLDGAPTLWAAGRAVAGPLLGAITVASLPEPYRRRAGLPEMPGATTVMQGAYLAAGLARFLPAGWINAEGIIELLSLSPDSDDPRARSVAALRDRMKRASALLRLLSPLGADPDSDSGHAAAPSAGRQKGGRSAEEFFRQVLDQTGDGLLDWPDLAAMARELSTRLDLDEPAETRLYDAFAAWWRELQAALDTDGDGRVSADEYAAAVPSLAGPALIRVAEVLFDATDRDGSGSIDADEYRTLFRTAFHRDLTVTDGTYGRSAFVGDFVSFMSGRRTSTPYDPLLADA